The following are encoded in a window of Dictyostelium discoideum AX4 chromosome 6 chromosome, whole genome shotgun sequence genomic DNA:
- the grwd1 gene encoding glutamate-rich WD repeat-containing protein 1 produces the protein MSSKKRSFGDIEFGESDEVGGTNVDVNGEDDFENDDEVESFEDDEQSFEEIEEGGEEGGDNDGEDKGPKKVWRAGVDPLEEDEVLDYDSTAYDMMHSMSVEWPCLSFHPIKDELGAQRNKYPHTMYLVAGTQADEAKNNKVIIMKAKQLHKTKHDDEDSDDDEDSDDDEESDDEDDEDKDVDPELQLAFINHNGAVNRIRSMDQQSNIVATWSDNRSVYIWNIANHLKALDNETVAPKQTAPLHTISNHSIEGYALDWSPKIAGRLATGDCNNSIFVTNASESTWKTDTQAFKGHTESVEDIQWSPSEEKVFASCSIDQTVRIWDIRKPKPAITVKAHTADVNVISWSRNVEYLLVSGCDDGSFRVWDLRAFKDNSPVSDFKYHTGPITSIEWNPYEESQVIVSSSDDQVTIWDFSLEEDTEEFTNANANPDDDFQYPPQLFFIHQGQHDIKEVHWHPQIPHVAISTSIDGFNIFKSSNSEE, from the exons atgtcaAGTAAAAAAAGAAGTTTTGGAGATATTGAATTTGGAGAATCAGATGAAGTTGGTGGAACTAATGTAGATGTAAATGGTGAAGATGATTTTGAGAACGATGATGAGGTTGAATCATTCGAAGATGATGAACAATCATTTGAAGAGATTGAAGAAGGTGGTGAAGAAGGTGGTGATAACGATGGTGAAGATAAAGGACCAAAAAAAGTATGGAGAGCAGGTGTTGACCCATTGGAAGAGGATGAGGTCTTAGATTACGATTCAACAGCATACGATATGATGCATTCAATGTCTGTTGAATGGCCATGTCTTTCATTCCACCCAATTAAAGATGAATTAGGTGCTCAACGTAATAAATACCCACACACAATGTATTTAGTAGCAGGTACACAAGCTGATGAGGCTAAAAACAATAAAGTTATCATTATGAAAGCAAAACAATTACATAAAACAAAACATGACGATGAAGATTCTGACGATGACGAAGATTCTGACGACGATGAAGAGtctgatgatgaagatgatgaagataaagATGTTGACCCAGAATTACAACTTGCATTTATTAACCATAATGGTGCTGTAAATAGAATTAGA tCAATGGATCAACAATCAAATATTGTTGCAACATGGTCAGATAATAGAAGTGTTTATATTTGGAATATTGCAAATCATTTGAAAGCATTGGATAATGAGACAGTAGCACCAAAACAAACAGCACCATTACATACTATTAGTAATCATTCGATTGAGGGGTATGCATTGGACTGGTCACCAAAGATTGCAGGTCGTTTAGCAACAGGTgattgtaataatagtattttcGTTACCAATGCAAGTGAGTCAACATGGAAGACTGATACACAAGCATTTAAAGGTCACACAGAGTCAGTTGAGGATATTCAATGGTCACCATCTGAAGAGAAGGTATTTGCAAGTTGTTCTATCGATCAGACTGTTAGAATTTGGGATATTAGAAAACCAAAACCAGCAATCACAGTAAAGGCTCACACTGCCGATGTTAATGTTATCTCTTGGAGTAGAAATGTTGAGTATCTTTTAGTTAGTGGTTGTGATGATGGTTCTTTTAGAGTTTGGGATTTACGTGCTTTCAAAGATAATTCACCAGTCTCTGACTTTAAATACCACACTGGTCCTATCACCTCCATCGAATGGAACCCATACGAAGAGTCACAAGTTATCGTCTCTTCAAGTGATGATCAAGTCACAATTTGGGATTTCTCTTTGGAAGAGGATACTGAAGAATTTACAAATGCAAATGCTAATCCAGATGATGATTTCCAATATCCACCACAATTATTCTTTATTCACCAAGGTCAACATGATATTAAAGAAGTTCATTGGCATCCACAAATTCCTCATGTTGCTATTTCAACTTCAATTGatggttttaatatttttaaatcttcaaatagtgaagaataa